The following coding sequences are from one Campylobacter magnus window:
- the fabD gene encoding ACP S-malonyltransferase, which translates to MNLAFIFPGQGCQKAGMAKEFYDNFKGAKELLDSASDELKMDFKKIMFEGENLDISEFTQPAILLASHMALSAFKESFSAEARALLGHSLGEFSALVSAGAFSINEALKIVNKRGQFMASDCEGKGAGMMVILGLDDEKIEQICASSGLSAYPANYNCDGQLVIAGLKDDLSALESRFKEAGAKRAMLLNMSVASHCPLLQNASAKLRAELESALSASFAPVISNATASPYDSKEKALELLQKQLTSPVLYKQSIKACESEIDAFIEFGSSVLSGLNKKISAKSTYSVFDMASLEATLSALKG; encoded by the coding sequence ATGAACTTAGCATTTATTTTTCCAGGTCAAGGCTGTCAAAAAGCAGGCATGGCAAAAGAGTTTTATGATAATTTTAAGGGAGCAAAAGAACTGCTTGATAGCGCAAGCGATGAGCTTAAAATGGATTTTAAAAAAATCATGTTTGAGGGCGAAAATCTTGATATCAGCGAGTTTACACAGCCTGCTATCTTGCTAGCTTCGCACATGGCATTAAGCGCTTTTAAAGAAAGTTTTAGCGCAGAAGCTAGAGCGCTTTTGGGGCATTCGCTTGGCGAGTTTAGTGCGCTTGTGAGTGCTGGAGCATTTAGCATAAATGAAGCACTAAAAATCGTAAATAAGCGTGGGCAGTTCATGGCTAGTGATTGCGAAGGCAAAGGAGCTGGCATGATGGTAATTTTAGGTCTTGATGATGAAAAAATCGAGCAGATTTGCGCTAGCTCTGGGCTTAGTGCATATCCTGCAAACTATAATTGCGACGGTCAGCTAGTAATCGCAGGTCTTAAAGACGATTTAAGCGCCTTAGAGAGCAGGTTTAAAGAAGCAGGCGCAAAAAGGGCAATGCTTTTAAACATGAGCGTAGCAAGCCACTGCCCACTGCTACAAAACGCTAGTGCTAAGCTAAGAGCTGAGTTAGAGAGTGCCTTGAGTGCTAGTTTTGCCCCTGTCATCTCAAACGCTACTGCTAGCCCCTATGATAGTAAAGAAAAAGCCTTAGAATTATTGCAAAAGCAGCTTACAAGCCCTGTGCTTTATAAACAAAGCATAAAAGCCTGCGAGAGTGAAATAGACGCATTTATAGAGTTTGGTAGCTCTGTATTATCTGGGCTAAATAAAAAAATCAGCGCAAAGAGTACTTATAGCGTCTTTGACATGGCAAGCTTAGAAGCTACGCTAAGCGCATTAAAAGGCTAA
- a CDS encoding FKBP-type peptidyl-prolyl cis-trans isomerase: MSKVVKFFYSLSDAKSKELLESNAGGGELAFVSGKNQVLPKLEEALLGMREGEHKEISIACADALGEYDEKLIQTLPKEQFAGIDLAVGMELFGQDESGETARVVVKELKGDEVVIDFNHPYAGKDLLFEVELTELRDADENEELTGVVVMPHTCGCGGHAGHEHEDGGCCGGAHHDEHGGGCCGRHH, translated from the coding sequence ATGAGTAAAGTTGTTAAGTTTTTTTATTCTTTAAGCGATGCTAAGAGCAAAGAGCTTTTAGAGAGCAACGCAGGTGGGGGCGAACTAGCCTTTGTAAGTGGCAAAAATCAGGTTTTACCTAAGCTTGAAGAAGCCTTGCTAGGTATGAGAGAAGGCGAGCATAAAGAAATCAGCATAGCTTGCGCTGACGCGCTTGGCGAGTATGATGAAAAGCTTATCCAAACCTTGCCAAAAGAGCAGTTTGCAGGTATTGATTTGGCTGTTGGTATGGAGCTTTTTGGGCAAGATGAGAGTGGAGAGACTGCGCGCGTGGTGGTAAAAGAGCTAAAAGGCGATGAGGTGGTGATTGATTTTAACCATCCTTATGCTGGCAAGGACTTACTTTTTGAAGTAGAGCTTACTGAACTAAGAGACGCTGATGAAAACGAGGAGCTAACAGGCGTGGTAGTGATGCCTCACACCTGCGGCTGTGGCGGACACGCTGGGCATGAGCACGAAGATGGCGGGTGCTGTGGTGGGGCGCATCATGATGAGCATGGTGGGGGCTGCTGCGGCAGACATCATTAA
- a CDS encoding antitoxin, protein MKAEYDFSKAIKNPYYNASSQISMSLSQETLKYFKDLAKSKGVSFEEIIALFLNDCARKKLDIELKEVAS, encoded by the coding sequence ATGAAAGCAGAATATGATTTTTCAAAGGCTATTAAAAATCCGTATTATAATGCAAGTAGCCAAATTAGCATGAGTTTAAGCCAAGAAACACTTAAATATTTTAAAGATTTGGCAAAAAGCAAGGGTGTTTCTTTTGAAGAAATTATTGCTTTATTTTTGAACGATTGTGCTAGAAAAAAGCTTGATATAGAGCTTAAAGAAGTAGCTAGCTAA
- a CDS encoding 5'-methylthioadenosine/adenosylhomocysteine nucleosidase, translated as MKIAILGAMREEIEPILEHFGEYSEEKYARNSFYTAKYAGHDIVLAYSKIGKVASAMSATILFERYKADILLFTGVAGALDESLKIGDIIIASKCVQHDAELEAFGHPLGFIPESDHYTLTDPVLNSLAKKVAVELDLELLEGIIASGDQFIAGNEKKMWIKQQFAAAACEMEGASVGQVCAFYAKPFFLLRAISDTASGDAGVLFDEFLESSAKIGAQFLIKMIEKI; from the coding sequence ATGAAAATAGCGATTTTAGGCGCAATGCGTGAAGAAATAGAGCCGATTTTAGAGCATTTTGGTGAGTATAGCGAAGAAAAATACGCTAGAAACTCATTTTACACCGCAAAATACGCAGGGCACGATATCGTGCTAGCATATAGTAAAATTGGCAAGGTAGCAAGTGCTATGAGTGCGACCATACTTTTTGAGCGTTACAAAGCTGATATTTTGCTCTTTACTGGCGTGGCAGGGGCTTTGGATGAGAGCCTTAAAATCGGCGATATAATAATTGCTTCAAAGTGCGTTCAGCACGATGCCGAGCTAGAAGCTTTTGGGCATCCTTTGGGCTTTATACCAGAAAGCGATCACTACACGCTAACTGACCCTGTGCTAAATAGCCTTGCTAAAAAAGTTGCCGTTGAGCTTGATTTAGAGCTTTTAGAGGGCATTATTGCTAGTGGCGATCAATTTATCGCTGGAAATGAGAAAAAAATGTGGATAAAGCAGCAGTTCGCAGCTGCAGCTTGTGAGATGGAGGGCGCTAGTGTGGGGCAGGTTTGTGCCTTTTATGCTAAGCCGTTTTTCTTGCTTAGAGCCATTAGCGATACTGCTAGTGGCGATGCTGGTGTGCTTTTTGATG